The following nucleotide sequence is from Oreochromis niloticus isolate F11D_XX linkage group LG9, O_niloticus_UMD_NMBU, whole genome shotgun sequence.
TGGCCGTAGACCCAGAGAACAAATCCTGACTTTGTTGACCTGACTTTTCTCCTAGTGCCAGCATGAGGcttatatttgtgtttttaaatgaagcaTCTTAGCGGCCACTGGATGGATTGCCGTAAAGTATAGCAAGCATATTCTTGTTCTATTCTTGTCACCAACCAGGTGACAAAAATAGAGCAAATATATATTAGCTAAAAGTTGAGGAAACCGGACACGTGGagcacaaaagaaaaagtggcAGGTCTAAAAATCTatctacagcatgtaaaatgtatctgaaagtcatatcCTTCAGAAACAGAAAAGACCTGAAACAGGATGTGGGTCTTATCTATCTGGGTCTTAAGTTAATCCATCTGTTGTTTGCTAAAGCCGGTATTAGGTATGCCAGATTACACAAAaactggactaaaaatcagtggcaacaggtttGATTGAGTGATAAATCCAAATTTGACTGTCAACTATCATCAATATGTATGGAGAAGATCAGTAGAGAtccacactgccaatgcagtaacaTGGGTAGAAGCACACACtagaacactatcagtcatggattggcctccccagaagcCAGACCTCAATATTACTTAAGCACTGTGGGGTCATCTTGGCAGAGAacggaacaaaaggcagcaaacATGCAGacgagctttgaatgtccttcagaaagcccagagaactattcttgaagactacttaaagaaattacaagaaagttgGGTTAAgggagttcaggctgtgttaaaaaaataaatgtggtcatatcaaatattgactttcaaactTGTTAGCATTGCACAAATTCAGTTTTTGCCTGAATGtatattttaattaatcaatGCATGTATCTtatcaaaatacaaagaaatgaggcGTGGCTAAAGACTTTTAAAGATTACtgcaaaaagaaatatttttattgacTTGCTGGTTTTTATTGGTTAACCCTTAATAACCTCGTAATCCTGATGACCTTTGTTATCCTAATTCAAaatttttcttttgtaaatttACTTCGTAACTGCTGATTAGCCTCGTCCATGTGCATGTGTCACCTTAGCACTTGACATTATTCTTGTGTCCTTGtcctttaaaagaaaatatcatCTTCCTGGTGGAGTTCAGCGTGTGTATATCCGCTAACAAAGACTGCCTAAGAAAGGCGACAGGACATGACAGTAGTTTTCAGGGTGACATATTTAAAATGGATTATATCCTGGCTGAGACTTCTGGTCTTTTCATGTGGGTGTCAGGAGATTGGCAGTAAACAGAGTGTGacactgattttaaaaagaaattgtcTGCTCAACCTGAAACTCTGACAAAACCAAattaaaacttcctgtttactGTGATGGAAAATGTAGCCTGGAGTGTTGTTTTCACATTACTTGCAGCGCctgaagaggggggaaaaaaatgaactcTGGTATCTCCAGCTGTAATTATTTTTGAATTATGTGCATATGTAATAGGAATTTTTAGGGGGTTTAGGTAGAACTCGGTAGCACGACAATGCACAGACTCACTTTAATCATGATCTAAACCTTCAAATCCTACAGTTTGAATGGGCCACATATCAATCCTAACATCACTGTGCCCTCTTGAAGAcagataaatacacacacacagcagctgtagCTAAGTTTAGCTTCCATCGGGTCACAGTGGAATATTCAGTTTAGAGAGAAACAGTGGTGTAGATTTAACCACCATATGGGAGAATCTGACATTATGTGGGaaagattaaaaacactttgtagtttcaaaaaaaaaagggaaaaaaaggcgtgagtctggtttttttttttctctttgtgagTAGCCCGTGTGTTGAATTGTGAACTGGTGTAACCCTtccataaaacaaacacacccacGCGCACAAATACACACTCACCTCGGAGCGTGAGCCAGCATCTATTCAGAGACGGCGATCATAACTCTGAGCAAAATGGACCCTGCAAGAGCTTGTAAAGTGTGCAATAACGTGCTGTTTGCATACTGATGTGCATTTGTTTGTGTATTAGAGAAAGAGTGGCACCGCAGAGTAGCTCAGCAATAATGAGATAACAGTAAACACGTTAGTTAACTTGTAGCTTGATGCTTCATTATCTCTCCATTCTTTACGCCCACCATCGCCTCTATCCCTGCATAAAAATAATAGCATGACATCTATCTGTGTGATACTGACAGGCTGCAGGTCATAAAAAGGTTAAATGCCTCCCAAAAGGGCACGGATAGCTCTAATACCAAAAGCCATGAAGTGCTTGTGACACTTGACAAATCTTTGACAGCCTGGCAAAACTTCTGCAGGTTTGATATCTACGTTGCGCCGCATCTGCCGAGTTGTGTTTGTACTACTATTCCTGTCACCATGAGAGTGCAGATTGGTGGCATGCCCTGGAATCTTGGTCCCAGACTGTAGCAGCTCTATTTACCAATGAGTTCATCCACTGGGATAGACACTAAAACCCTGCCAGGCTCTCTCTATGTCTCTTTGGGTGTGGGGTCAGGGTGTTTATCCATGCATCTCCATGCTCGCTGGTTGGTTGGTGTGTATGATTCATGCGTGTACTTGGGTGATACTCCCTCTTGGAAACGGAGGAAAGGGcagcagacaaacacaaaaccaACAGAGCCAGGGTATCAGGGCAAGAGACATGAGGGCTTTGGGATGGTTCATGTTAAAGTGCCAAAAAGGGGGCGGGCTGTAGcattgtctgtgtttgcaggGGGCCATTATTAACCTCCGTATCATGGTGTCACATGCTCGCTGCTGAAGGCAGAGAaggacaaacacacagatgGAGAAAGCTTGCGTAAGGAGACACACTCTTTCCTGCGCCTCTCATTCTTGCTTTGCAACTAATATCCaattctttttacatttttttggtGCCGGCTTGTCAGCAACCTCTTTTTTTGACTTCACTCATCAGCTTTTCCTGTGCTTGCTGTGTTTAATGTTTCTTCACCGCGGCTTCCTGGCTCCTTCCTGACAAATCTTTTCCTTTAACTTGCTTTCACTTTTTTCAAAAGTTTCCTTAGCTTCCTTCCATCATTTCCACTCTCTTGTCTGCTGTCTTTTGGATGGATAGCTACTCTGTCCTCTACAGTTCTTCCCACAGAACCGGACTTCTCTCTGGCTTCCAGCGCCTTCGCTCACAGAGGAAGATGTGTGATGTTGTCTTGGAGGCTGGCGGGATATCTTTTCCCTGTCATCGCGCCCTTCTAGCCAGCTCCAGTGACTATTTTTGGGCCCTTTTTGGAGAGACTACTGCAGAGAGATTAGCAGGCTCCATTAGCCTCCCAGCGCTAACACCAGAGGGCTTAGATGTCATTCTGGACTTCCTGTATTCAGGTTGGCTCAGCATCTCACCCTCAACACTTCCTGTTGTCCTGGAAACAGGCAGGTACTTGCAGGTGGTAACAGCTGTGGCGATATGCGAGCGTTACATGATTGATGGTTTAAATACCAAGAACTGCTGTGACTATGCTAACCTGGCTGAGCGCCACGCCCTCTCAAATGCACTTGAGGCTGCCAATCAAACCATTGCCATGGAGATGGGCAGCTTGATACAAGAAAGCAGGGACGATCTCCTGACGTTGAATATCGAATCACTGTTGGCAGTTCTGGATGCTGATGAGATACCTGGTGTTAAGGAGGTGGAGCTCATAAAGCTGGTTCTGGATTGGCTGGATGATAATGGGCCCCTCACACTCCTGAAATCAAATCTTTTGTTGAGTCGCCTGCGCTTTGGATTGGTCCCCCCGTCTGACCTCGCAAATATCAGCCATGCCCACAGAGCCATGGCCACACCTTTAATAAGGAGTCAGCTGACACGAGCATTTGAGTACCACAGGCTCAGTTCAACTCAGCCCATCAGGCAGAGCCGGCAGACGACACTTAGAGCATCACCCAATTGTGTGCTTCTTGTGGGTGGCGGGTCCAGCACTGATTGGCCAGAAAAGCAGGTGTTGGCGTTCGATCCAAGAAGGAGGAGGTTTTCATCTTTGACTTGTGTTCTCCCACTGAGACTAAGAAATCCCTGCGTGTGCTCAGTGGGAGGTTTCCTCTTTGTGATCGGGGGAGATGAAGTGAAAGAGGGAGATGAAGATGAGAAAAGGTCTGTTACTGTAGCAACATCCAATCAGGTGTGGCGGTACGATCCTCGTTTTAGTTGCTGGGAGCAGGTGGAGTCCATGCTGGACAGGAGGGCACAGTTCACCTGCTGCGTGGTGGAGGATGTTATTTATGCTTTGGGCGGACGACACACAAGACCAGACACCAACACACATGCCTCTGTAGCTTCTGTGGAATTTTATGACATGGCCACAGGAGCGTGGAGGAAAGGGCCACCAATGCCTCAGACACTTTACGGCCACGCCTCTGCCGTGCTTGACAACAGCATCTATGTGTCAGGTGGTGTTCCTGGTAACTATAGTTACACTCAAGATGAAAGCAGGGAGAGCAGCAGAGAGGTCTTTTTCTGGGATCCTAAAGGCAGAGTCTGGGAAAAGAGGGCATCCATGTCCATCGCCAGGTTCAGTCATCGCTTGGCAACTGCTCATGGCTACATCTATGCACTGCTGGGGATGTACGAACCCTTCTGTGATATCGAACGATACCATCCGCGGTCAGATCACTGGATGCGACTCAAGCCGCTTCTCACTGGCTCCTTCAACTACGGCATGGTATCCATGTCATCTGGGAATCTGCTGGTTTTCGGAGGGAGAAGGTGGAGTAATGGGCAGGAGGTGGTTGTGAAGAGTGTGCTGGAGTATGATACAAAGAAAGATTGCTGGAGAGAgatctgccagcttcccagacCTCTCACTGGGACTGAATGTACGCTGTTGCCTCTGCCAGACTAAAGAGCACAAAAAGTGAGAAACGTATTTTACAAGTGCTGAGAGCTGGTTCCTGAAGTGAGAATTTCACTTTGAGTGGGTGTAACATGGTCTCAAAATGCTGAGCAGATGCTTTAAAATCAACCACAATGTAGTACATTTTACCCCCATTTCCCCCAGGCTGTTCAAACTCTAGGTTTTGGAaattaaaacacagaaataaggATATTGCTCATAGTTGAGCAATAGTCTTTGGGGCCTGTGCAGGAAACTAGGTTGGGGGAGATGAAATGTTTACCACCACGCAGCCCTCAACAGCTTCCTCAGTTttaatgcttttgtttttttaatagtatTTCTGGTCTTTTTCCAGTCCTGTTTCCCTGGAGAAAAACAGATGTGTATTTTCCCTGTACACCTAGGGGAAATATATCAAACAACTAGTTTTCTCCTACTAACAGCTAGCCTTAAGCGTGTTGTCTACACTTATTTGCATTTCTATTGAATAGTAAAATGAAATGATACCACTCATAGCACTGATAAACACATGGAGGTGTACAGCAACAAAGCAGTTTGGTTAGCTTAGCATAAGGCACACAGCCAAACATAGtatatcatttttaacactTTCATTTCTCCATTAATTAAAGAGATGTAGCCTAAGGTTTCATTTAGTTCATTTTAAGCTagctgttttttctgtttccagtATTTATTTTAGGCTAGGCTAACCTTCTTCAAGATAATCCAAATGTTTCTGATCTAGAGTTATATAAAAATCCCAAACAAAGCTCATATCTTTTTCCTTAATAGAAACCCTAaaggttttaaatattttgtgtaaTAGGTGGATAAAGGCTTTTCTCTGGTTTAAGAAACCTAGCAACTACTTTTTTGTAAGAATCATTTGTAATTTCTGAACGTATACACTCAACAAAGACTTTTTTAGAAACACCTTTATAATACTGGGTTCCAATCCCTTGTGCCTTCATAACGTTTTTCCtaatggcatagattcaacaaggtgttggaaacattcctcagagattttggtctatattgacatgatagcatcataCAGTTGCTGCATATCTGTTGGGTTCAGGTCCATGATGCTATAATTGACTGATTAGGTATTGCAATAACATAACATTTGAACATGGGTACTTGAAAAAGTGGCAAGTGAGTGTATAATCTTCATAAACccctatttttttatttacaaatttattttaatttaatttatctatttattagGTTTGGTTCTAATCCTGCTGTCAAGTCTTTATTTAACATTAAACATTGCACCATAGATTAGAAAACTGATCAGTTACATGTGTAAGCTATTTATGACCAGGAGTATCAAGGGACACAGTTGGCGGTGAGCACACTGAGTAACCTCTAATGTTTAAGTGTATGAAGTGTAAGTTTCAGTGCTCTAATATGTGTCTGTCAGTTTAGAAACAAACAGCAAGGGCACACTGAGCAGTAACACAAATATATTACTGGCCACTTGTGGTGATCAAATCATATAATTAACAATTTCTGTAGCGTTAGACTCACTAATCTTGTTTATAGCAGCAGCAATGTTGTGTTTTACTGTATATAATCTATATTCTTTATAGATCTTTATCATATTATCTCTGATTGGAATAGCTGGTCAATTTT
It contains:
- the klhl34 gene encoding kelch-like protein 34 codes for the protein MDSYSVLYSSSHRTGLLSGFQRLRSQRKMCDVVLEAGGISFPCHRALLASSSDYFWALFGETTAERLAGSISLPALTPEGLDVILDFLYSGWLSISPSTLPVVLETGRYLQVVTAVAICERYMIDGLNTKNCCDYANLAERHALSNALEAANQTIAMEMGSLIQESRDDLLTLNIESLLAVLDADEIPGVKEVELIKLVLDWLDDNGPLTLLKSNLLLSRLRFGLVPPSDLANISHAHRAMATPLIRSQLTRAFEYHRLSSTQPIRQSRQTTLRASPNCVLLVGGGSSTDWPEKQVLAFDPRRRRFSSLTCVLPLRLRNPCVCSVGGFLFVIGGDEVKEGDEDEKRSVTVATSNQVWRYDPRFSCWEQVESMLDRRAQFTCCVVEDVIYALGGRHTRPDTNTHASVASVEFYDMATGAWRKGPPMPQTLYGHASAVLDNSIYVSGGVPGNYSYTQDESRESSREVFFWDPKGRVWEKRASMSIARFSHRLATAHGYIYALLGMYEPFCDIERYHPRSDHWMRLKPLLTGSFNYGMVSMSSGNLLVFGGRRWSNGQEVVVKSVLEYDTKKDCWREICQLPRPLTGTECTLLPLPD